From a single Vibrio tubiashii genomic region:
- a CDS encoding phage integrase N-terminal domain-containing protein, whose translation MATNFYFQITRLLHRNPDGSKATQAERKKVLKLVDSQLKELNVRNLELKNFGRRHAVKLLTHWQSQGLSTGTIKNRMSHLRWLSEKIGKPGLIPANNASLGIEKRHYVTNINRSRHISNEQLSRLNNRYLEASFRLQAAFGLRREECMKIILRFSDKGDHLVLTKTKGARPRAVPIRTQAQRELIDSIKKWVGDDSLIPKADTYKTHLGRYERACIKMGLERAHGLRHAYAHQRYLELTGNSAPAAGGPSTKGLSGADKQRDYEARMIISEELGHSREEVTAVYLGR comes from the coding sequence ATGGCTACTAATTTCTATTTCCAAATTACCCGTTTACTACACCGAAACCCAGACGGCTCGAAAGCCACGCAAGCAGAGAGAAAGAAAGTGCTCAAGCTGGTGGACAGTCAACTGAAAGAGCTGAATGTACGAAACTTAGAGCTAAAGAATTTTGGCCGTCGACACGCCGTAAAGTTGTTAACTCATTGGCAATCGCAAGGCTTATCGACTGGTACAATAAAAAACCGAATGTCTCACCTAAGATGGCTATCAGAAAAAATTGGTAAGCCTGGGCTTATACCCGCTAACAATGCATCTCTAGGTATTGAAAAGCGCCACTACGTTACAAACATCAACCGGTCCCGCCACATATCAAATGAGCAGTTATCTAGGCTTAATAACCGCTATTTAGAAGCGAGTTTCAGATTACAGGCCGCCTTTGGTCTTCGCCGAGAAGAGTGCATGAAGATAATACTGCGCTTTTCGGATAAAGGTGATCACTTAGTCCTGACTAAAACAAAGGGCGCTAGACCCCGAGCCGTACCAATCAGAACCCAAGCACAGCGTGAACTCATCGACTCGATAAAAAAGTGGGTGGGGGATGATTCATTAATACCGAAAGCGGACACGTATAAAACTCATTTAGGTAGATATGAACGAGCGTGTATCAAGATGGGGCTAGAGCGTGCACATGGCCTAAGACATGCGTATGCGCACCAGCGATACCTTGAGTTGACGGGTAATAGCGCTCCTGCTGCGGGAGGCCCGTCAACGAAAGGGTTGAGTGGTGCAGACAAGCAGCGTGACTATGAAGCCAGA